AATTTTGTGCTGGAAGTTCACTTGAGTCACTGGACAAGCATAGATAGGCAGGCATGATCTCACTTAAAGTTTGTATCCCTGATTAAGGTCCCATGCTTGTGCACGTTAATTAATATCTCTAAGAAACCTAGTGTGATTCAGGTACCCAAGAgcgattttatttgctttttcctccttctccaatAGACCTACCTGTGCTGAGTAGAAGCTCAATATCAGTCATTTAACAAACAGGTCTAGTTCCAAGTTCCTGTTATTTTGTATGATATCCAGCTACTATCCTCCCTATCCCTTCCATCAAAACAGTTTCCTGATCAAAGGAAAATTATGACTGCATTCAACTAAATCAGACTATAAATGGCAATCTTAACTCACCTCCAGATGTGATCACTGTTTTGTGCACTTATTTTTAGCTCTGTGTTCCTTTTGTTCTGTATCATGTCTTATGCTTTTAAGACCTGGAAGGCAAGgctaatgtttgttttgttttatttcattcttagcACACCTTTGCATATAATTAGGAACCAAATAAATTTTATGATGACGGTGGTTCTTTTTAAAGCCTGAAATTTATTGATTTGACTTTATTTCATTCGAATACCTTAACATTTAACCAGAGTGCTGGATTGTTTTCATTTGTAgctatacaaaattattttcctcatGGAATAATCTTGTCCAAATTAGGAAAATTAGGTATTCTTAATACTTAACTCTTAGGTTAAAGAGATGATTTGATATATGACATAAAattctttatataatatattcttggCACATTTACATCTCATTCATCATCTTACTCATCATTATGTTTGATGACAACTGCCAGTTCTGCTATACATAACTAACTTGCTCTTCAGTTTTGTCACCTTCATTTTCAGTGAGGAGAAGTGTATCTAGTAGAATGATTGATGAAGACTGAATGGTTGAACTTCGGAGCCTCATTGGACTCTGGTACATGGCAGGATTAATCCCATTTCGAATTCCATGTTTCTTGAAAAACTTAGAGTTCTCTGCCATTGGATTCCGGAAGTAGATCTTACTGGAgcgttttctgagagtttttactGACTTTGTGGCCCGGTAATTGCAGGTGATATATCGGCCAAATGCATCCCGAAATGTCTTATTGAAGAGGGTGTAGACCAAAGGATTCACTCCTGAGGAAACATAGCCTATCCACACAAATATCTCCAGGAGCATTTGGAGAGTAGTTTGGTTACAGGAATCACATAAAACTAAAGTTATATTTGTAATAAAGAAGGGACACCACAtaagcaaaaagaggaaaaacacaaTCCCTAGGACCTTTGAGGCTCTCTGTTCGTTGGAAATGGTCTGCACTGACTTTTTCCCAATTGTGGATGTTCTTCGCATAAGTGTTTCATCACCTGAGTTGGGCAGAGCCTTGTCCTTTCGAGAACCATCCAGCATTGCCACCTTTTCCGGTGACGAGCAAGGTGTTTCATCCCTTTGGAAAACTGTAGACACAGTCAACCATGTTAGGCGTTGAGGTGGCTTGTTTTTGACCAAGTAAGCCTTCTTCTGTAAAGCGTGGATAGTGAGAAAGTAGGTGACAATCATAATTGCAAGAGGTGTGAAGAAGGCAGCCAGTGAGCCAAAGAGCATGAAATTGCCAAAACGTTCCTTTGTCAGCACACAAGTGATATTGTTTGGGTTGTCCACATCAGTCTCTATCCCTTTAATAGGGACTGGAATGGCAATGCCTAAGGAAGAGGAAAACAAGATAAATTGAGTCATTTTATGACCTGTAACTCTTTGATTAGATCCTTTTGGATTGCATCCTTATAACTTTCTGCTTGTTGGTGCATTATAATTCCTGGGACCCACAATGCAGGATTTGTCAAAGCATTCATCAGTGAAGATTTGACAAACAGAACCTAAGTGAGCAAATCTGTTTTTAAACAGAGATTGTTAGTAATTTCAGATTTATAATGAAAGCTCCCCTAAAGCTATAGTATATCCATGATATAGTGGAGAATGTCTTCATTTATTCTATATTTCTCatagtctatttttgttttttaagctatCTCAGATTAAGGAAGAGAAATTCAGAAGACAACctgcttttttcttattatccAGTGTAGTTGATCTAGAGGCACTTCAGAGTACATTTATTCAGTATCTTTACTCGGTTTTATCTTTGAGGTTACAGTTTCATTTAACAGTTTTACCTTTTGATATGTGTGAATGTCTTTTAATCCTTTCCATAGTGCTACTTCAAATTTGAGTGTGTGTGAATCATGATGTTGAAAGATTATGAGTTCTTAATCTTTCTTCTTCTGTagaagcctgggcacagtggcgctcatgcctgtaattccagcactttgggaggccaagtgggggtggatcatttgaggtcaggagtttgagaccagcctggccaacatggcgaaaccccatctctactaaaaatatgaaaattagccaggcatggtggcacatgcctgtagtcccagttactcaggaggcttaggtgggagaatcacttgaacccaggaggccaaggttgcagtgagctgagatcacaccactgccctccacacTCAGCGACAaagtaagacttcgtctcaaaaaaaaaaaaaagttcttttatgACGTAGGAAAGAAATATACCTCATGTTAATTTTCTGATCTTTAAATACCATGAAGTAAGTATTTAAATATGATGTTGCTTAGTGAAGTAGCTTATTAGAAAGACAAATAATACAGGGGTTAACCTGAATCTTTTTCCTTTGAAACAGCAGATATTTTTTAAACGTCTGAATTAATTGATCTTTAGAAACCTCTGGAATCCTTGTGTTGTTTTGTGAATCCAAGAGCACTCCTCATCTACACACCCTTTTTATGGTAGCTGAAGAGCCATTGACAAGAATATGTTCCTCAAACCCTTTCTAGCAGAGGCCAttactttctctccttttcctcatgGACACCACCAGAAAGAGGGTTCTGTATATTTGTTCTACTACAGTTTGAGGACCATTGGCCCccattctatttttgtaaaagttttattggcacactgCCACTCCCATTTGTTAAtaacatattgtctgtggctgcttttgttcTAC
Above is a genomic segment from Pongo pygmaeus isolate AG05252 chromosome 11, NHGRI_mPonPyg2-v2.0_pri, whole genome shotgun sequence containing:
- the HTR2B gene encoding 5-hydroxytryptamine receptor 2B isoform X1; amino-acid sequence: MALSYRVSELQSTIPEHILQSTFVHVISSNWSGLQTESIPEEMKQIVEEQGNKLHWAALLILMVIIPTIGGNTLVILAVSLEKKLQYATNYFLMSLAVADLLVGLFVMPIALLTIMFEAMWPLPLVLCPAWLFLDVLFSTASIMHLCAISVDRYIAIKKPIQANQYNSRATAFIKITVVWLISIGIAIPVPIKGIETDVDNPNNITCVLTKERFGNFMLFGSLAAFFTPLAIMIVTYFLTIHALQKKAYLVKNKPPQRLTWLTVSTVFQRDETPCSSPEKVAMLDGSRKDKALPNSGDETLMRRTSTIGKKSVQTISNEQRASKVLGIVFFLFLLMWCPFFITNITLVLCDSCNQTTLQMLLEIFVWIGYVSSGVNPLVYTLFNKTFRDAFGRYITCNYRATKSVKTLRKRSSKIYFRNPMAENSKFFKKHGIRNGINPAMYQSPMRLRSSTIQSSSIILLDTLLLTENEGDKTEEQVSYV
- the HTR2B gene encoding 5-hydroxytryptamine receptor 2B isoform X2, with the protein product MLGKITTKPETESIPEEMKQIVEEQGNKLHWAALLILMVIIPTIGGNTLVILAVSLEKKLQYATNYFLMSLAVADLLVGLFVMPIALLTIMFEAMWPLPLVLCPAWLFLDVLFSTASIMHLCAISVDRYIAIKKPIQANQYNSRATAFIKITVVWLISIGIAIPVPIKGIETDVDNPNNITCVLTKERFGNFMLFGSLAAFFTPLAIMIVTYFLTIHALQKKAYLVKNKPPQRLTWLTVSTVFQRDETPCSSPEKVAMLDGSRKDKALPNSGDETLMRRTSTIGKKSVQTISNEQRASKVLGIVFFLFLLMWCPFFITNITLVLCDSCNQTTLQMLLEIFVWIGYVSSGVNPLVYTLFNKTFRDAFGRYITCNYRATKSVKTLRKRSSKIYFRNPMAENSKFFKKHGIRNGINPAMYQSPMRLRSSTIQSSSIILLDTLLLTENEGDKTEEQVSYV